The DNA region ACCTCAGCGTCTCCGTCTCTTATTCCTGACACCAGAACAGGAAATAGACGGTTGGAGAGGCGACCCGCCAGCCCTTGGCCCCCTGGCACGTTGGTCAAGGCCTGGAGGATCTCTCCTATGGTTCCCAGAGAGAAGGAGCGCTCAGCCACCGTGCACGAGGATTTCTTTGGAGAAAAGTGGAAAGTGACCTTTACCTTAAAAAATGACGTTGGTTTTAAAGGAGCCTCATGTTTGGAGTTAATAAGGTCACTCACCGCTTTGCTCATGATGAGAGGAAGCAGGTCGTTGAGGAACGGAGCAAAGCTGTCTGCGCCCACAGAAGCAGCCAACAAAGGGATTCCTTCTCCAGCAAACTCCTGCAGCATCGCGTCGTACTCAGcctaaaaaagaaacacaatgaCCCACGATGAAAGGTGAAAAACTCAAGAAACAGACATATTTCACAGAGAGAGCTTCCTACGTGAAGAAtcatcatattaaaaaaaatatatatctatcaGAATGCCTCCCTGGAAAAGTGTATAACTATGTATCATTTatctttattcttttattttaatttaatacatcccagttttgaaaaaaaaagaggagtaTTGAGGTCTTGCTGTATTCTCAATCGTGTTATGTCTTTTATGATCAAGATGTACAGCAACGAATACAGATGTGAAATGTATGTATGCACTGcaatacaaaaaattattttataacaCTGGGACGCAAAAATCTAAGGACAAGTGTAGGGCCTCCGATTTTCCCTGATCGCAGAAAGAAAACGTAACAAATGggattctgtttttttcttaacaatGTTTAATTCCACTCTTTATTAAAAATCTGGCCCCAACATGACACACCAACGCCTCACATaaatgttttgggaaaatatcacgcatttacacgtgattgaatgtctagaaaATATGAAACTATACGACAAATAGGTTCAAATCCCATTCAAAATATTGTGCTGAAgtgtataaaatgtaaaatgaataaccttatttagcatgtttggtatgatatCAGGAAGTTTAGAAGCCAGTAGGGATGTCCAGATGCAACGTtttcatataaaaaaataattacttattctgtagtgtggaatgttagaaaaggcttgatcaagtggtgttactcaaacagaaaacaacaacagtaggtatgaaaaaaactgattttttaattattaaccaattagttaCATGAATTTCCCTTCAAcaaaatatctacagtattctacaaatgaataaaatttaaaaaaaatgaattggggggaaaaaaatgttaaaaaaaataaaaataatcagagAATCCGGAAacttgaatccgatattcgttttcaggctaatattggaccgatatcagatcgggacacccctaattgcCAGtgaagtcatctaaacaggtAAAGATGAACGTAAATGAAAAGTGATGCAGAAATGAGTAAACCCTAAAACTGaatttctgtttcaaaattaCCCAAATTTTGACGCGTTACCGGTGtgaaaaatgcactaaatatatattacctcttgttcatcatcatcagcttcatcatctCCGTCCTGACACACAGTCTGAGCACAATGAAAAACTTCAATCAAGAGATGCTCGACAAATGTGTCAAAAACTGTTGCAGCCTTTGCTCAGAACACTTCGTCGCCAGTGGAGGAGGAGTCTTCTCACCTTTTTCTTCAGCACGTCTCGGATCACGGTGCTGATCTCTTTCAGCCGTGTGGGGCTTTTAAAAGCTTCCTCTTTGCAGGACTTGATGACGTTGTTCATGGACTCTAAGACGCCCATCACGACCTGCCGCTCGCTCTCTGTTCGCACCGTCTCCAGGAAGCAGGGAAGCACGATGTCCAACAACTTCAACAAGGCTGGGACAGGAAGTGGAGAGAACGCTGGATCAACTTTAGTCTGCAGCACAGACTCATCATCAATACTAATAACTTAACACATTATACAGTGTGAAGGATCTTTAATGGTAAATAACATTAAAGAAACTTGCAAAGTGTTTGGTGCTGATATTGTTTATCGATGTGCATCATGTGATTCATTTTCATTGTTcattattaacattaacaaGAGCTGACACACGACTCCTGTGTCACCAGCGCTGTCCTTTACCCTGGTGGTTGGCCTCGGTCGGGTTCTCCTTCCAGACTTTGTGCTGAGCTCGACAAAACTGGCCCATGGCACCAAACGCTGCCGTGCGGACGTCCTCGTGGGGAAActgaaggaaaaacaaaaagcattttACAAAGCCAAATAAATCTATTCTCAGGCTAAAACTTCAGATACACAAACAACTTTAATCACACACTAGACTGGATTCAGCAGATTTCTATATCAAGACTGAAAAATGCATAATTTATCAAAAAATTTTCTTCgtctcttttattttatttgcaattTATATCATACAAACAACTTATAAatataacaaagaaaaaagggaaaaaaacaaacaaagtaatTTAACAAAGGGTAAACATCAGAATCATAACCTAACCAcaagagcagacatgggctcgtctgtgaacggtcgcatttactggttcaatacacaggaagagattcaaattctgatgtagctggttatgatttacagtctgcataaacagcactgaatcataacataacctaaccgctagagctcgtctgtgaacggtcgcatttacagaccttggagtcgctgttagcttaccaattaACGGGAAGAGATCCATCATCTTtacaataagtgttgactaggtttggtccagaatacatcagtgagatgttagtcaggtatgaacccagcagaggggtattccataaagtgggttatgttcaaactgagTATGTTATGGCTCAAATCAGGAAAACTCTGAGTATCCTATTCCTGAACGCAAGGTGTGATCtcctctgagtatgttaccatggcaacattgtccgtgaactaaacccgGATGTTGGCAGGTTTCAtcgaagaaaccctgggtttctgcctgtgagtttgggaaaataaacctcaaatactatgtttttggggttcttagaacaaatggagattagtgaaaaatagcatgatatgggacctttaaactaAAGATAATGCCATGACTGACAAAACAAATGTCTCTGAGTTACTTACGTCCCTCATCTCATAAACCTGCTGGAAGCTGGACTCCATAAAGGGCTGGAATGCAGCACTGTGAGAGGAAATAATCAGGAAGTTAAATCtataaaaaattcataaaacaaACTGGAATCACAGATCTTGTTAATGTGAGTCTGATCTGATACCCGGTGTTGAAGGCAATCTCTCCCAGAGCGACACATGCATCCTCTTTCTCATCGATGAATGAGTTTTCTACGCtgaagctgaaaaaaaaaaaaaaaaaaaacacacagtggtCAGCTggagcacagtgtgtgtgtgtgtgtgtgtgtgtgtgcgctaccCTGCCACATCATGAATGTTGGTCTCTGAATCTTCTTCCAAAGTTTCATCtaaaagctcctcctcctcctccgtctcGTCATCTTCATCGTCCAGCAGAACAAAAgccttctcctcctccagatGTGCCTGAGAGAACAGAATCAAACATTTAGGATACAATTATTCATCCAAAGGACAGAATTTTCAGTGTTTGGTCGTACTGTGACACCCTCGTTGGACTTTAAGGCGAGCAGCATGACTGTGGTTATGGCAGGGAGCTGAGGAATCAGGCAGTCTGGGCTGACGGTGGACACGGACGAGTACAGGCTGTACCTGAGTGAGGACAGACAGATATCTACATtaacactttattattattaacaaaaatacatcctATCCTTAGAGAAACACAAAATAGTCCGTTTTACCTTTgatggttaaataaaaaaaattgataaacaaccatgttttattgcttttatcTGTCAAGtaagtcaaaatgacaaaacaaaacatgagtTAGTATAACTAAGAAATACCATGTTGTAACCAGTGGTGCCAAACCTATTTTTAATCCACATAAAATTATCCTTAAAAAGGCAGACTAATAAAGCCTCATTAATAATGTCAGCAAAGCTACTGCTCATCGTTAAGGATTTTCATTCTAAACTCATATCTAAGTAACTAATGTaagcatttattaacaaatattaTGACCTCTTATATGATAATCAAttaattctgtcattttttcccTGCACTggccttaaagctgctggagaaaaaatattttaatcattttttttcatataaagaCATTGTGTGGGCctaagatcatttgctcaagaAAAAAGATCTAAATGGTTgaagtttctttttgttttaactgtaagcactctcttattgacaatTTTGGAAgatttttgcacattgcattgtgggatttctggtttttctttgccagacgaggaggacagtgattggtttgACACAATTTTTATTCCAGTTTCTTCCCGGTATTCCCCCTGATTTCACCTCAGTCAGCGAGGCATTCAATTTCAGACGGTTTCAGATCTTTCcgtgtaagccccaaaataaacatccttcATTGTTTTGCAGCAACTTTCAGTGacgcatccgtctacaggactccacatcccacaatgcaattcacAAAACGTTTCCAACAAAGTCAATAAAATGAGTGTTAACAgtggaaatgaaaataaactttcaagcagcaatttaaaccttttacatctttttcttCCTCTAGCAAATGATCTGTGATTTGTgatttatgaggcctacactgtttAGTAAAAAAATCGTTCACTTTGGTATAAAGGCGTGACATTTGACACAGATACTTTCTACGAgccactattttggaaaaaggcgTTGGAcactcaaaaattcaatatggcagccatttttcaaGATTGCTATTCGATGGTTaatataaaaccaaaaaaatgctcagattgggccaaacgaggtgtcagcggaaaTGTCTTCTctgcccgagtccgaatatgtgcatcccctCCGGGTAGAGTCAGGACTGTGCCCCCTAGAGACGAAATACTCAATCACCTCaaaaaacttgaaataaaaaaagaaaaaaatactcgGATCTGGTCATACGACATGTCAGAGGAAAGACCATATCCAAGCATTTTTGGAAGTTTTCAcaaatgtcatgtttttataccaaagtgaacGATTTTCTTGAAATATGCAATTAATCTGCTGCACTATATCTTTATCTGATATTTGACACCCTGGATCAGACAAGAAAAGCAGAATGTAAGTTACGAACGTGCAGCGTCTTAAGTCAGGGTCGTCGATGGCGTCTGTGAGGTTGAGGCCCAGTCGGACACACTCAGCAGCAAGCGGACCAAAGACATCTTTGCCAATGGTGCGAGCGAGGACAGAGAGCGTATCTGAAGGCAGATAAACACTCGAAATGAGACGCTCATCCTGACTCTGAGGATTAGAACAATCATCCTGTGGTTAGAACACTGACCCAAAGACTGAGTCTGCAGATCTCTCATTTCCTCTGTGGTGGCTGTCAGGAAACCCTTTAGGCTTTCAATGACTGGGGGGAAGTAAGGAACCAACAAATCTTTGGCAGCATTGGCTGAAAAAACAAATCATTCAGATTATCGACAGCCTTTCTtctgtggaaaaaaagaaaaaccaaccaTTGGCTACGGTTACaaatgttctgctttgtgtttacatggaaatagtaaatcAGAATTGAGATTTATATGGAAACACGTTTATTAGCCTTTATTAAATTCTACTTTAGGTCTGGGGATTGGGAAagattctgattggacaggggacgAATGTGACATAttacgtctatcgggaaaaaacacaaaacaaacctttcCTCAAGGAATTATTCAAATCGGAatgaaaatcaaaataaaccagTCACTTAATTCAAGTTTAAGTTTAATTTCGaatattcattttcatttggaaaTAGGCATTTTCTAGGTCAGGTTCAATCTTTTCAAagaggatttaatttttattctgaattaaaggggaattaaagctctcacgTAAACGTAGCCATCGAAATTTATTCAGctgcttaaaaaaaatacatcaaatccATAAAAGCAAGCATCCCACCTATGGCCCCAATGGCAGACACTGACAGTACTTTGATCTTCATGTTGTCTGTGTTGTTGAGTGCAGATAACATGGTGTCCATCAGAGTGGGCAGGTAGGGCTCGATGTCCTCGCCTGtttaaatacacaacatttacaGGATCAAACAATAAGATGAACAAAGATCGCTCCTTTCCTACTAATATAAATGTAACTTAATGTTTTAGCAGCAAATgtctaaatcaacttttaaatgatgaatgCGTGATGACATTTGAAAATGCTGGTGTACATCCGTTTAATTCAAAGTTTTAATGTAATTCAAAGCACTATCTACTGTAGTCAGCTATCAGACATCTTCAAACTCACCCAGGTTCTCCATGAAGTTCTCCAAGGCATAGAAGGCTTTGGTGACGTGACCTACTTTCATGTCACTTAAGGAGGAGAGGTAACCCAGCAGCAAAGGCATCAGTTCTGAACAGTATTTACTGACCTCAGGCTGGGAGGAGAAATTAAATGAGTTAATAGATTTACCACATACCAGCACATTCAATCTCATACAAAACAGGAAAACAACTCTGATATGAACATCCTGGAGCAGGGAAACTTTTTCATTTGCTTTGCCAAGTTTATGTAGGGAAGCAGCAAATCCAGCAttctgttttcaaaataaaagcacaaagcaAAACCAAACCTTGGCCAGAGAAACAACTGCATTACGGCCCAGTTTAGGGCTGAAGCTTCATACGTGGACATCATCACTATCAGATGGACATTGaactattatccttggggtcaatttaaccccattcaatatttattactcaaaaaataatagttctttatatttcatgacttttcctaatttgataagTACAATagattaagcataaaatcatcatgatgatattttttcaatgtgctgaatgcatattgcatgcattggtgttcctctgagTTCAATTTGATCCCAAGATGTTTTAGCTGAGTAAaacttgtctgtgtgtgacccaaCTGTGACCGTTACATCCCCACACCCACAAACTATTcaaagataaattaattatgttttaatttggCCAGATAGTGGTGCTaaagaacaggtcaaggttttattatcaagggattatttgtATATTCAACAAAttaacaaagtgcctgacacaaaaaacttggacaacaattttctgaaagcaaatatccctggggtcaaattgaccacaAGAATTAAAtatgttagtaatatttgaggataatagaaGGGTTAATTAGTTCTGTGCTTACTCTCACCTGTAAATGTTCAGAGAACTGTCCGAGAGCAAAGAGAGCCGCACTACGGACGACCTGATCACTGTCAGACAGATTCCTACACACAGTCTGGAGCATCGTTGACAACATCCTacaaacattaacacacacacgtgaatAACCACAGacagatcaatcaatcaaattaaATAACGATGTAAACACACTTTGTGCGTATGTGGTCTGCACAGCCCTCAGCCAGCACAGCGAGACACAGGAGACCGCCTTTCTTTTTATACGAGTCATCACTGGAAAAGCACTCTTGAGTAAAAGGCATCTAATAAACACAAgaactttttaaatcatattaaaGACGTTATACCAGTtaataaatgcaataaaatatcaAAGCAGCCTACAAGCTGTTGGAATAGTTTCTCTGGAGGCATGTGGAGCGCCATTGTGTCGATAATCTGAAGGAAAAAAGTTGATTAAGACCTGACTGCAATTAAACCGTCGTCATGACTACGTGCAGTGTGTCCACCTGAGTCACGCTGTGTTTGGGGTTGTCGTTGTCTGTCCCGTCCTCCTCGTCATCCTCTTTATCCTCGGGGTCCTGTTGACCAGGCGGGGGTGCCGCAGTGAGCACGGGGAAAATAGAATGCAGAATGGGGTTCAGCAATTTCTGCTTCAGCACAGTCTGCAAAAAGGAAAGTGGGTCCGTTTAGTGCTTAAAACATGTTGTTTCCCAATAAGATGAGCTAGTGCTAAAGCAAAAGCTGCTAAAACGTGGTTTGGTGACAATTATTCAACTTGGAAAAACTGTTACTATCCTAATATTCAAATTTCTaattttaaatgagaaaatataTAATAGGAAGCCATTCCTACTCTGATTGatctagtgtttctcaaacttttttggttaTTCCTCACTGaacaaaggtgaactttcaagccccacctgtgcccattgccccccaaTTAATGCTGACAAATaacaaatttttaaatttagtgAACTAACAGGGTACAAATAACATATTTCATGATAAATCAAATCGTAAATTAAACTAACCACCTgcatatcaaaagcaagcaagctccccagccagccaaggttaaagccaaggttgtctcaactcttatcaccaggaagtttctgcagacgactgctttctctgttaagggaaatcagtttcaaactggcagtttttttcccctcacccctcctctcgttgatccctttttcacctaaatatgtgggcgccgcaaatggctgctccggtgtgttggtgtgtcttctttcactgcagctaccaagtcaaattcctcgtattgttctaaactgtacctggtcaataaagctgattctgattctgaaagtttgtttattgtccCACTCCACTTCACATGTCaacgtaaatcattatttttgcacattagttccacattacattttgttccaggttgcatatctaatgcagtcttgTAAATTAATGCTCTTCTAAATTCTTCTACATTTTTAGGCTATTCATTATTACCTTCTTTGCGCATAGgcgttttgtttagtgttaatggtctttattgtcaatgaagaaaggcATTTCCTCCTGTATGTCGCCATTTCCCACCAGGGGGCgcgccacacactttgagaagcactgatcTAAAATGATTAAATCTGAAATGTAGCATAGCTATCCTGCACATCCAATCACTGTGTTTTGATGTTTACCTTACTCTTCAACTTGATGAGGAAGGCGATGCAGGAAAAGGCTTTGACGCGCAGAGTGTCGCTCAATGAGGTGTCACTGCCGACCTAAAGAAGACAATTTAACATCACGTTCTATTCTCATAACAAACAGCTTTGAtcttcagaaataaaaaataaaattcagttGTCTGGGCGTCACCTCCAAGCAGAAGCGGATGATGTCGGCGAGATGTGGTACAATGATGGACACCTCGCTCTCCATCAGCTCATTTAACACCTCCATGGCTTCGCTGGCTTGGGTCTAAACAGAATGAACATGATCAATTAATCTGATTTAAGCATGTAAATCACAGCATGTAAGAAAATAAGTACCTGATCAGCCTTGACAAGGTTTCTCAGAGCTACGATCAAACTTGGGATTAGGGAACGCATCTGAGGCTGTGGAGAAACGATCAAAAGTTCAGTTTAAACAGCAGCAGGAGTCTCCACTGTAAACTGTGTTGGTGAGTGATGGGGCACCATCTAACCATCTCCTCTGTGCCGGTGTACACGGTTATGGCTGTTATGGTGAG from Gouania willdenowi chromosome 20, fGouWil2.1, whole genome shotgun sequence includes:
- the ipo4 gene encoding importin-4 isoform X1; this translates as MTEELERILSQLTQPDNAVIQQATAQLKQVFKDPAIIPALCSVISGSQDAQIRQSASVMLRLRVKKHWKKINPSDRESLKAAVLQAFMQETQHTVQHSLSQLCAVMVKHETPDRWPALLQLLNQSTKSGNPHDRQVGLLLLNKVVESNPEPFKPHYKQLLQLFSNVLQEHDNPVALYYCILTITAITVYTGTEEMPQMRSLIPSLIVALRNLVKADQTQASEAMEVLNELMESEVSIIVPHLADIIRFCLEVGSDTSLSDTLRVKAFSCIAFLIKLKSKTVLKQKLLNPILHSIFPVLTAAPPPGQQDPEDKEDDEEDGTDNDNPKHSVTQIIDTMALHMPPEKLFQQLMPFTQECFSSDDSYKKKGGLLCLAVLAEGCADHIRTKMLSTMLQTVCRNLSDSDQVVRSAALFALGQFSEHLQPEVSKYCSELMPLLLGYLSSLSDMKVGHVTKAFYALENFMENLGEDIEPYLPTLMDTMLSALNNTDNMKIKVLSVSAIGAIANAAKDLLVPYFPPVIESLKGFLTATTEEMRDLQTQSLDTLSVLARTIGKDVFGPLAAECVRLGLNLTDAIDDPDLRRCTYSLYSSVSTVSPDCLIPQLPAITTVMLLALKSNEGVTAHLEEEKAFVLLDDEDDETEEEEELLDETLEEDSETNIHDVAGFSVENSFIDEKEDACVALGEIAFNTGAAFQPFMESSFQQVYEMRDFPHEDVRTAAFGAMGQFCRAQHKVWKENPTEANHQALLKLLDIVLPCFLETVRTESERQVVMGVLESMNNVIKSCKEEAFKSPTRLKEISTVIRDVLKKKTVCQDGDDEADDDEQEAEYDAMLQEFAGEGIPLLAASVGADSFAPFLNDLLPLIMSKAKSSCTVAERSFSLGTIGEILQALTNVPGGQGLAGRLSNRLFPVLVSGIRDGDAEVRNNSVFGLGCLAEAAGPIVASDYPTMLSIFSNLLSKENDLRVIDNVCAALCRMIMANVNIVPLEQVVPALVARLPLKEDLEENKTVFSCLAMLYTHSAGLVVKLMKQIVAASPHVIGNKKVDAEAQNILVALIKEFAQNHSSDFQSSVTLLSAEQQQQLSNAVSAL
- the ipo4 gene encoding importin-4 isoform X2, with translation MNMIAENLRTEATAQLKQVFKDPAIIPALCSVISGSQDAQIRQSASVMLRLRVKKHWKKINPSDRESLKAAVLQAFMQETQHTVQHSLSQLCAVMVKHETPDRWPALLQLLNQSTKSGNPHDRQVGLLLLNKVVESNPEPFKPHYKQLLQLFSNVLQEHDNPVALYYCILTITAITVYTGTEEMPQMRSLIPSLIVALRNLVKADQTQASEAMEVLNELMESEVSIIVPHLADIIRFCLEVGSDTSLSDTLRVKAFSCIAFLIKLKSKTVLKQKLLNPILHSIFPVLTAAPPPGQQDPEDKEDDEEDGTDNDNPKHSVTQIIDTMALHMPPEKLFQQLMPFTQECFSSDDSYKKKGGLLCLAVLAEGCADHIRTKMLSTMLQTVCRNLSDSDQVVRSAALFALGQFSEHLQPEVSKYCSELMPLLLGYLSSLSDMKVGHVTKAFYALENFMENLGEDIEPYLPTLMDTMLSALNNTDNMKIKVLSVSAIGAIANAAKDLLVPYFPPVIESLKGFLTATTEEMRDLQTQSLDTLSVLARTIGKDVFGPLAAECVRLGLNLTDAIDDPDLRRCTYSLYSSVSTVSPDCLIPQLPAITTVMLLALKSNEGVTAHLEEEKAFVLLDDEDDETEEEEELLDETLEEDSETNIHDVAGFSVENSFIDEKEDACVALGEIAFNTGAAFQPFMESSFQQVYEMRDFPHEDVRTAAFGAMGQFCRAQHKVWKENPTEANHQALLKLLDIVLPCFLETVRTESERQVVMGVLESMNNVIKSCKEEAFKSPTRLKEISTVIRDVLKKKTVCQDGDDEADDDEQEAEYDAMLQEFAGEGIPLLAASVGADSFAPFLNDLLPLIMSKAKSSCTVAERSFSLGTIGEILQALTNVPGGQGLAGRLSNRLFPVLVSGIRDGDAEVRNNSVFGLGCLAEAAGPIVASDYPTMLSIFSNLLSKENDLRVIDNVCAALCRMIMANVNIVPLEQVVPALVARLPLKEDLEENKTVFSCLAMLYTHSAGLVVKLMKQIVAASPHVIGNKKVDAEAQNILVALIKEFAQNHSSDFQSSVTLLSAEQQQQLSNAVSAL